TGAAATGGATGGTTGTGCAAGCAATAACCGCGGTGACGTTACCAGATATTCGAAACCGACTATCTACAACACGACCTTTATCGGAAGCGGCGCCGAATCGGGTAATGACGGTAACATGGCGATGAAGCTCCGTGAGGAAACCGGTGGTTACTATTACAATTGTATTTTCACCGACTTTGCCGGTGCATTGAAAATCGTGAATCCGTAACTTTCGGTTTATATCGATTATTACAGGGCTTCCCTTTTTGGGGGAGCCTTTTTTATATACTCATTTCAAGAGTGTAATAACGATTCCGCCAAAAAACTATTTTAAACAATTTCAGATACGCTCTAAACGAATTTCTTTGAATTCCCCAATCAAATACCAGTAAGCCTTATGACAAAATTATTCAAAAAAGAAAATCTTGTAATTCTTTTCCCTGCAGTCATTCTCATGCTTTCGGCAGGATGCGGAAAACCTGAAATGGTCAGGGAAACCCGATATCCCAACGGACAACGACGCAAGCAATATACCCTTATCGTGAATCAGGACGGTGATACGGTCAAACAGGGCAAAGACCTGATGTGGTATGAAAACGGCAATCTCTATACAGAATCATATTTTGAAAACGGCGTTCAGCAGGGCAAACATACCGTATGGTTTGAAAACGGCAACAAATGGTTTGAATGCCGTTACAAGGACAACAAACGAGACGGAGAATATCGGGAATGGCATAAAGACGGAAGCAAGCTTGCTGAATATGCCTATTCCAAAGGACTTCGTCAGGGACCATATATCGAATGGTACCCGAATGGACATAAGGCTTATGAATGTACCTTTGTTGATAATGAAAAAGAGGGGCCTGCAACCAAATGGTATAATACCGGCGCAAAAGAAAAGACCGGCGCCTATAAACGAGGAAGAAAACACGGCCTGTTTATCATATGGAATAAGGATGGGAGTGTAATATCCAAACGCAGATTTGTTGATGGAAATGAAGTTCCTCTTGATAGTACTGTTGTCGAATAAAAGCATGGTTATTAAAAATAAACCCCACGCTAACAGAATCCTAACAAAACATTAACACAAAAGCAAAGAATCACTAGTATCTTCTTGCACTATATTTTCTATATAATATGTATTTTATTACAATTGTATTTGATGCAACACTCTGCGATAATTACCATTAATTCCTTAAAAAAGGAGCGTTCATGAGATATGGAAGGGGCTGTCTCACCGGGATAGTGCTGGTCCTATTTTCCGGAATAATTATTCCCTCGGGGGCACAAGACTACAATATTGACGAAGAAATCAGCAGAATCAGAAAAGAGCTCAAACAGGTGCAGAACGAGCGGGAACGGGTAAAAAAAGAGACCCGGAAGGATCGGAAAGATTTTGCCAAATATGTAGAGCGCCAGCAGAAACGGTTTTCTTCTATAAAAGCCGAAACCGACTCTATCAGAGCCGACATACGTGAAGCACAGGCAACAAGTGATTCTCTGGCAGCCCAATTAGCTTCGGTTCAGGCCTCCAAACGTCAGTACGAATTGCTCCAGGACCGGTTCAGAAATCGATTGATAGAGGGATGCGACCGTTTTCTTACAATTTCCGATCACATGCCTCCCATGGCAAAAAAGACGCTGTCGCCGTCACTCTCCTACCTGCGCAGCGAAATGGTATCAAAGGCGATCGATAATATTGAAGGTATCAACCGTCTGGCCCAGATTGTGAAAGACCTGAATGAAGCAACCATGGCGATCCAGATAATGCAGGGTCAGCCGCCGGTTACCGAGTTGCAGGGAATCACTCATTCACTACGAATTGGCGGAATATTCCAGGCTGCGGCCGATGCCAAGGAGACCTATGCTGCACAGTGGACCGGGTATGATGACGAGGGCAATCCTCAGTGGAAAGTGATTAAAGATCCCGAATTAGCCGCAAATATTCGTGAAGCTGTTAATATCCGTGAAGGCAAGGCATTGCCGGATTTTGTCGCCCTTCCTTTTGGAGAAATGAAGGCGCAGGATGTCCAGCAGCAGGCTGTTGTTGAAAATGAAGGAGAGGAGCAATGAAAAAATCGGCAGTAATTCTTATTATTATCAGCAGTACGGCGCTGGTATTTTCCCAGTTGTTTTCTTCCGGCGACAAACGTCAGCAATCAAAGGAAAAAGAATTAAATGTTCTCAAGAGTTACCTGAGTACGGCACGGGATTCGTTGCAGAATGAAATAGCAAACCGCTGGCGTCAGAAACAACGCTTTGTCGAGCAGCGTGAAGCCGATAAGGAGGAGTTGGGCCGCCTTCGGGAGAAACAGGAGCGCGCCCATGCCGACCTTTCTCGAATCAAAGAGGAAGTTTTTTCAAAAGAGCGCATTATCGAAGATGAACAAAAGGCGCTCCAGGGAGAAAAGGACGAATGGCAGTTTGTTCATTCAACCGTCGGCGAGGTGCTGGAAAAAGAAGCTGAATTTATCATGGAAACCTTTCCCCTGGACAGAGAAGAACGCAGGGAAGATCTCGAAGAAATTCGCCGGGACCGGAAAACTCACAGTAATCCGGCAAAAACCGTTGGCGAATATGTTACCTATGCCGAACGATACCTGGAAAACGGCTTGCAGCTCTCAATTGAAAAAGAGACCGTCGTACCCGATGAAGGTGATGCGCAGCTTCTTACCTTTGCCCGATTCGGCAACGTGTGGGCCTATGGTATCAGCGAAAACAGCCGAATTTACTATATCCGTCAGACCGGTAATCTCGGCGCACAGCGTTTTGCCATACCGGAAATCGGAGAATCGGAAATTAAAGGCCATCTACTCCAGAAAATGCCACAATGGATCGAACAGCAATCCATTTCGGGAAATGTTTTAACCGATGTCATGCAAAACGCTCAGACCAACGTAATTATTTCAGGCAAAGAGGTAAAAGCGACTGCCCATATTGTTAATTATATCAAAAAAGGCGGCGCCACCATGGTTCCGCTGCTGCTGCTTCCTTTATGGGCCCTTGTTCTCATTTTTATGAAACTGTTTCAGTTTCACAGAAAAGACAAGCGTAACAAGAAGCTCTCGGCCCAGGTGCTCGAAAATCTTGACAAAGGCGCTATTGAAAAAGCAAAGAGCATTGCCAAAAATCACAAGGGTGTTGTTGCCAGAATTGTCGGCACCTGTCTTGAACATTCCAAATGGAAACGAAGTGCGGCCGAAAAGAAGGTGCGGGAAATCCTGATCGAAGAATCTCCCCAGTTGAACAAACATCTCAGTACGCTCGGGGTCATTGCCGGAGCTGCTCCTCTTCTTGGTCTTCTTGGGACAGTAACCGGTATGATTCATCTTTTTAAAGTAATTACCGATTATGGTACCGGTGATCCGAAAATACTTGCCGGCGGTATTTCCGAAGCACTCGTTACGACCCAGACCGGTCTGGCTATTGCGATCCCGGTTCTCCTGGTACATAATGCATTACGTAACAGAACCAATAAGATCATGTCTGAAATGGAAAAAATGGCGATTCGTATTCTCAACCGTCTCTGGCCGGAGGATTAATCGTAATGTATTTCCCCAATCCTTACCGGATTTTTATCGAGACCATTGTCCGGGGCGGTCCGTTGATCATGTTGGTCATATTCGGCGTCGCGCTTGTCGCATGGTATATCGGTTTTTCAAAACTGCTTTTCTTTACCAGATTCAACAAAGCGAGAAAAGAATTCCTTCGTTCCGTCAACTCGCTGATTAAGGGAAATTCTCCAGAAAGAATCACTACCGGCTATGAAGCCTACGATATGCTTTTGGCGCGCCTTGTTGATTGTGCAAAGAAAAAGTGCATCCTCTCCGACAAATCGTTCAAACAACTTTTCCGAGAATTCCTGATCGCCTCGGTGCCCGATCTGACCGGAGGATTTTCAACCATGAATACCTGGATTTCCGCCGCACCACTGTTGGGGTTGTTTGGAACGGTAACGGGTATGATAAAAACATTTCAGGTAATTACCTCTTTTGGCGTAGGCAATCCGGCACTTACCGCAGAAGGTATCAGCATCGCCCTGCGCACTACCCAGGCAGGACTGACCGTTGCATTTCCGGCAATGCTCCTGCATAATTATCTTTTTAACAGAAAAAATCTTATTGTCGGCAACGTGCTCAAAGACGGCGAAGATCTCATGACATCACTTAAATCATTCCCATCTTCCCCGCCTGCGGCACAACCCGAAAAGGAGAACAAGTCTGATGTTTGAGGATTATGGATTAGTCCATTCCAATGATGATTCGGCCGAAATCAACATGGGACCGTTGATCGATATGGTATTCATTCTCCTGATTTTCTTTGTGATTACCACCAATTTCAACCGTCAAACAGGCGTTGATGTCTCCAAACCCAAAGCTCAGTCGGCCATAAGCCAGGGACAGAAGACAATGATGATCGGTGTTACTCGTGAAGGAACGGTCCATGTGTTCGGCCGTCAGGTAAGTATCGACCGTCTTCAGACTCTTGTGGCTCAGGAAGTATCCAAACGCCCTGATATGTCGGTGGTAATTATTGCCGATGAGGCTGCTGCTATCGGTAAGGCGGTCCAGGTCATGGACCAATGTGCCTTAGCAGGAGCAAGTAAAGTATCTCTGGCGGCGGATAAGGAATAGTATTGTGCTCGCAAAGTTTTCAAAAGATATAGGATCACCAGTAATAAAATTTATCGCTGTGCTGGCAATAAACTTTATGTTATTTGTCACCATACCGATCATTCAGGACTACATGCAGTTTCTCAAAGAAGAGAAACTTCCCTCCCGAACCCAAAACCGGATCGTTGCGGAAATTGTGCAACCCAAGAAAAAGGAAGAGAAAAAGCAGAAACAGCAGCGCATTCGTAAAGTCAGGTCGGGTGAGGCAAAGGAGGGCGGTAAGTCGATGAAATTCAAATTCTCACCTGATCTTGGCGTTGAAGGTGGTGAAGGTGTTGCTGTCCAGACTCAGGGAGACATGGAAGCGGTTGTTTTTGAAGAGGGCGAAACCGACGAGCCTTTTGTGGTGATCAACCGTCAGCCACCCCCCTATCCCGACAGGGCCAGGGAATTGGGAATTGAAGGCGCACTCGAATTACTCTTTGTTATCGGTGTTGACGGAAAAGTACATGACCTTGAAATTGTCCGTTCACCGCATCCGACAATTTCAAAGGAAGCCCGTAATGCGGTTTCCAAGTGGAAATTTAAACCGGCAAAAAACAAAGGCGTTCCTGTGAAAGTCCGTGTTCGCCAGGTATTTGAATACAAACTCGATTGATTATACTATGACTATACCACGCGCTCAACATCCCGGAAAGCAGGCATCCGCTGCAGCAAAACTGCACTATGTTTCGTCGTGGGCAGCGGCGAACAAAACCTTTGTCATTCTTTTCCTGCTTTTTATTCCCCTCAGCGCAGGAGTTTTGGATTCTGCAAATAGCTTATACTCCAACGGCAAAGTAAACGAATCAATCAAGCTTTATAAAAAAGCCGCCCTTGCCGGTGAAAATCCTGCGCTCTGTTACTTTAATCTCGGCAATGCCTATTTTCAGCTTGACAGTCTTCCCCAGAGTATTGTCTATTACAAAGCAGCGCTTGTGTATGCTCCGGAATTTTTCAGGGGATATCTCAATCTGGCAATCACCTATTTCTCGTTAGAGGATGTGGGTTCGTGTATTGCCACGGTTCACCGGGCACTGGAACTCGAACCCGGCCATACCAAAGCCATGTTGATTCTTGCGGCCTCATATCGTAAAGCAGGCGCCCACCCTCAGGCGATTGCTACTTTCGAGCATCTCTCGGAGCTTGAGCCTGAAATGGATGAGCCTTTTATCGCTCTGGCCGAAATGTATCGGGAACTCGATGATAATAAGGAAGCAATCAAATGGCTCATTCGTTACCCCGAATCGGGAAAAAATAAACAATATGTGTACGCACTTCTTGCAGATATTTACGAAAAAGAGGAAGATTTCTCCAGGGCCCTTTACTATCTCAAAGAATCGTTCAAGCTCAACAAGAAAAACAAATGGACCTATTATCGCATAGTACGCATGCTCGAAAAAATGGGCAATGATTTGGTTGCTTTAGAAGAAACTAAAAAAGGGCTGGAGATTTTTCCCGACTTTGCAGACCTTGCACTTCTTGGCGGTAATCTTGCATTTAAGCACGAAAAATATAATGAAGCCGAGCGTTTATATATCATTGCCCGCGACAACGGCAGTCCCGGTGCTGTTGTAGGACTTGAAAATATCCGCATTGTCCGCAAGATGGCCGACCAGGAGAACAGGTTTGGTGAGGCAACGACCCAATCCGCCGAATAACGGAAGCCTTCATGCTCTGAATTCGGATGTTTAGTAAATTGCCGTTAGTTAAGAGTGAGAGCAGGACCTTCAGATAATGCAACCCGATCAGATAGTGAATCCTAAAATACGAATTGAGCGCCTCAATTTTTTTTACGGCAAATTGCAGGCGTTGTTCAGTGTTTCCTTTGCAATAGCGCCGCAAAAGGTCACTGCCCTGATTGGTCCCTCAGGATGCGGAAAGACCACATTTCTCCGCACCTTGAACCGCATGAATGATATAATAGAGAATACTCATATTGACGGTAAGGTTTTTGTCGATGATCTGGATATTTATAAAGAAATTGATGTCGTCTCGCTGCGGAAACACATTGGAATGGTATTTCAAAAATCCAACCCCTTTCCCAAATCAGTATTCGAAAATATTGCATTCGGTCCCCGTATCTATGGTGTAAAGAATCGCGGTAAGCTGTCCGAAATTGTTCATCGGAGTCTCAATCGAGCCGGATTATGGGATGAAGTAAAAGATCGCCTGCATGAGAGTGCATTCAGTTTATCGGGAGGACAACAGCAGCGGCTCTGTATTGCCCGCGCTCTTGCCGTGGATCCGGAAATTCTTCTCATGG
This sequence is a window from Chitinivibrionales bacterium. Protein-coding genes within it:
- a CDS encoding DUF3450 family protein, which codes for MRYGRGCLTGIVLVLFSGIIIPSGAQDYNIDEEISRIRKELKQVQNERERVKKETRKDRKDFAKYVERQQKRFSSIKAETDSIRADIREAQATSDSLAAQLASVQASKRQYELLQDRFRNRLIEGCDRFLTISDHMPPMAKKTLSPSLSYLRSEMVSKAIDNIEGINRLAQIVKDLNEATMAIQIMQGQPPVTELQGITHSLRIGGIFQAAADAKETYAAQWTGYDDEGNPQWKVIKDPELAANIREAVNIREGKALPDFVALPFGEMKAQDVQQQAVVENEGEEQ
- a CDS encoding biopolymer transporter ExbD; protein product: MFEDYGLVHSNDDSAEINMGPLIDMVFILLIFFVITTNFNRQTGVDVSKPKAQSAISQGQKTMMIGVTREGTVHVFGRQVSIDRLQTLVAQEVSKRPDMSVVIIADEAAAIGKAVQVMDQCALAGASKVSLAADKE
- a CDS encoding TonB family protein; translation: MLAKFSKDIGSPVIKFIAVLAINFMLFVTIPIIQDYMQFLKEEKLPSRTQNRIVAEIVQPKKKEEKKQKQQRIRKVRSGEAKEGGKSMKFKFSPDLGVEGGEGVAVQTQGDMEAVVFEEGETDEPFVVINRQPPPYPDRARELGIEGALELLFVIGVDGKVHDLEIVRSPHPTISKEARNAVSKWKFKPAKNKGVPVKVRVRQVFEYKLD
- a CDS encoding tetratricopeptide repeat protein, with the protein product MTIPRAQHPGKQASAAAKLHYVSSWAAANKTFVILFLLFIPLSAGVLDSANSLYSNGKVNESIKLYKKAALAGENPALCYFNLGNAYFQLDSLPQSIVYYKAALVYAPEFFRGYLNLAITYFSLEDVGSCIATVHRALELEPGHTKAMLILAASYRKAGAHPQAIATFEHLSELEPEMDEPFIALAEMYRELDDNKEAIKWLIRYPESGKNKQYVYALLADIYEKEEDFSRALYYLKESFKLNKKNKWTYYRIVRMLEKMGNDLVALEETKKGLEIFPDFADLALLGGNLAFKHEKYNEAERLYIIARDNGSPGAVVGLENIRIVRKMADQENRFGEATTQSAE
- the pstB gene encoding phosphate ABC transporter ATP-binding protein, with protein sequence MQPDQIVNPKIRIERLNFFYGKLQALFSVSFAIAPQKVTALIGPSGCGKTTFLRTLNRMNDIIENTHIDGKVFVDDLDIYKEIDVVSLRKHIGMVFQKSNPFPKSVFENIAFGPRIYGVKNRGKLSEIVHRSLNRAGLWDEVKDRLHESAFSLSGGQQQRLCIARALAVDPEILLMDEPASALDPKSTARIEDLISELREDYTIVIVTHNMQQASRVSDYTAFFYEGRLVEFGPTDRMFTHPEEKQTEDYLTGRFG